The sequence below is a genomic window from Pseudorasbora parva isolate DD20220531a chromosome 4, ASM2467924v1, whole genome shotgun sequence.
aagttgggacactgtacaaattgtgaataaaaacagaatgcaatgatgtggaagtttcaaaattcaatattttattacaacatagatgacataggAATTGTTTAAACTTAGAAAatatcattttaataattttaagggaaaaataagatatattttaatatataataaaatattttaaatttcatggtatcaacacatctcaaaaatgTTGGGCCAAGGctatgtttaccactgtgtgtcatcccctcttctttttataacagtctgcaaacgtctggggactgaggagacaagttgctcaagtttaggaataggaatgttgtcccattcttgtctaatacaggcttctagttgctcaactgtcttaggtcttctttatcgcatcttcctctttatgatgcgccaaatgttttctaatgggtGAAAGAtatggactgcaggctggccatttcagtgccggatccttcttttacacagccatgatgttgtaattgatgcagtatgtggtctggcattgtcatgttggaaaatgcaaggtcttctctgaaagagacgacgtctgggtgggagcatatgttgttctagaacttggatatacctttcagcattgatggcctttccagatgtgtaagctgcccatgccacacacactcatgaaccccagaacatcagagatgcagcttctgaacGGAGCGCTGATAACatcttgggttgtccttgtcctctttagtccggatgacatggcgtcccagttttccaaagagaacttcacattttgatttatctgactacagaacagttttccactttgccacagtccattttaaatgagccttggcccagagaaaacgcctgcgcttctggatcatgtttagatatggcttcttttttgacctatagagttttaacTGGCAACgacgaatggcacggtggattgtgttcaccgacaatgttttctggaagtattgtatacactgccactctgagaggctttTTTATAATCAAACCATGTTGaaaattgacctaataagttgaaAATTGGTCCTCAAGCTggtccttatatgtacatttaacttttacgGCCTCTTATTTCTACCTGTCCTAGCTCTCATTGAGTCCAAAATGagcaatatttggcatgacatttacaaaatgtctcactttcaacattgatatattatttatattctattgtgattaaaatataagtttatgagatttgcaaatcattgcattattttttattcacaattttacagtgttccaacttttttggaatcgggtttgtacatTATTATACATATCACATAATAGAAAACCCTGTGTACCTGTAACAGTGATCCGCAGTCGTGTGATGAAGCTCTTGTGTCCTTGATCAGACTGAACTCCACACCAGTATTCTGAATCTTGTTCAGTCACATGACTGATGCTTCCCGTCAGGAGCTGCTCTTCTCTGTCATCATACAGCTGGATCTTTCCCTCACTCCTCCATCTTCTGCTCTCCTTCACAGACGTCTCTTCAGCACAGAGATCAGCTCCAGATCTCCAGCAGAGAAACTTCACATCACTCCTGTGGGATTGTGGGTATTTGCAGCTGATGTTCACAGATCCTCCTGCAGCCGCTGATAGACTGATGCTCTTCACACAACAATCATCTGTTTGAGATCCAAATAAAGAGCAGCAATGTTACAATGAGCAGATATATTCATGATTCTGTCCAATAATGCATGACTGACTGAAAGCAGCTCACCCTTCTTAATGCCCAGATTAAACTCAGAGAAGAAACTGTAGTCTTCAGAAGCTTTGACTGTAATCTTATATTCTCCAGAGTCGTTGTCATTCAGCTCTCTGATAAACACACGTAAGAGCCCTGCAGATCTGACATCATGAACGCCGTGTTTCTGTTCTGCTGCTCTGTTAGTGTTTATTACTGGAAAACATTGATCTGCTCCAGTTTTACACACATATTTCTCACGGTTCGTGTGTTGCATCTCATATTTGTAGTTTACAATGACGATTCCTCCTGAATATCCCGTCACACTACTGATTCTTTGACCTGTTCAACACAAACTCAGATATCAGTGTGTGAAGAATGAAGACATGATggtacttaattttttttatttaatgacaAACACGTCTGTTATGAGTGAGACGTGTGAACGGCAGTAATTTCAGTCAGTGTTGAGTATCGTGATGTTGAGGAGATCGTCATGGGTTTGAGGCTCTCAGTTACTCACCTGTTATAACCTTCAGCTTCACTTCAGTGGAGAGATCATTTCCAACTCTTTCAGTTCCACAGTAGTACGTCCCAGAATCCCCTTGCCTCAGATCTCTGATGGTCACAGTGAAGACTTCTGATCTTGTGTCGTCATACAGAGAGAATCTTCCAGAATGAGCCCATTTATCTTTAATATCAGTCCTGATGAGGTCTTTGCACTCAGACCACTGACCTCTACAAAAATACTTTGCATTTCTCTTATATCCTTTATCATATCTGCATTTGATCGTGACTCCGCCTCCTGAATATCCCGTCACACTGAAGCTCACAACACCTACAACAAACCAGTATTAAAACACATTAATACACACAGAAATATTTCAACAGTCAGTAGAACAATATGAATTTAAGTTTAAGACTCTCCTCATCAAATCTGAGTTCAGATCCTCACCAGGAATCATCATCAGAATGAAAGTCCAGATGATCTTCATTCTTCTCTCTTATTAAATGATCTTCTCTGTTGTCAGTAGATTCAGTTCTTCTGAAGCTCtcgatgtgtgttcagatgagcTTTGACTGTTTCTTTCCGGGTTACATGTTTAACATGAAGTGCTGAATGTGACAGAGACACCCActtcctgagagagagagagagagagagagagagagagagagagagagagagagagagagagagagagagagagagacgtctAACACCTTTTATTTTCTATCATATTATACAAACATTTTTACATATAATACCAATTCTTAAAACCAATATACAAGTTTTAGTTCAATATTCATCCATCAGAATTTCAACAACACCACAATAAGATTAATTTATCATCATCCACAGAAATAAAATTTTCATCTATACACCATTTCCTTTTAAAATTGAACAtatcattattcattttataaaaCTCATACTCTATTTTTACTCTAGATTCCACCAAGGCTTTAAACAGTTTTACTACATTAATTCTTTTATCTTCATTTTCCATTTTATATGCTTTCCAAATTGTTAACTTTGCTTGACCAATTAAAAAATTGGAGAAAGTACAACGCTCACTTTGAGACTTAACATATTTAAACCCGAAAATGAAGGCTGTTTTTGAAAATTTCCAACCAAAGCCTTTAAAAATATTCTCTAAGAGATCCAAAAGAGGTGTAATTCTGCAACAATCAGAAAAAATGTGAAAAACAGTATCTGGCACATTACAAAGTTTGCAAACTGAAGATGTACTAAAATTACACTTaaacaaaaaagtttttgttgCTAATACGCAATGCAGTGTACGCCACTGTAAATCCCCTGATCGTTTTGGCAATGGacttttataaaacaaatgCCATGAAGGTGATTGTACCTCAGGGACAGACAGATAACTCCTCCATTTCGTATCagtcttatttttaaaatgctcACAAAATCTTGACTTTACACATGCTATGTACAAAAGTCGCTTAGTACTTTCTAAAAAGGACACATGTTGAAGTTCTCGTAAAGAAAAGAGTTGTCTTATATCCCCATTATCCTGCCAATTGTGAGGCGTAATAAATAATTCAGGAAAAGGACATTGATTTAAACCACTTATAAGAAACTCTTCAAGAAACGTATTTAGTGAAGTAGGAAAAGATGATTTCAGCTTACTTAAAACATTCTTCACTATCCTTTCTGATCTTCTTCCCATTTGTTTAGTTATTTCATGTGCAGAAAACCACTTATTTTGTTCTGTGTCAATCAAATCTCCCAACTTTAAGACACCAGATGAAATGAAAGTGTTGATTTCAATATTTGGCAATTTAGACTGATCACATATCCATGAATTATAAAAAAGTGGTTCTTCAAGACCAAAATGACTCTCTCTTTCCACTTTAAATGTATCCCATACTCTCAATACAGACCGATAGAACCCATTCATGCCTGAACCTTCGATTACATTATTagacattaaaaataattgtttgtCAAGTCCTATTTTACTAATAGCTCGTAATATTGCCAGACCATATATAATCCATGGCTGCGGATCGGTATTATATAGCAATTTTTGAGCCGATTGTAATCTCATAGCTTTCCATTTGGAGGTTAAATCAATGAGACTTTGACCACCCTCAAACACAGGTAAATGCAGTATGCCTGGATGAAGCCAATGATGTCCTCCCCAGAAAAAGTTCACAAAATGTTTCTGGAGAAGCTGTAAAAGTCCCGCTGGAGGGTCTAAAACAGTCAGTCGATGCCACAACAATGATGCAGCTAAATTGTTTATCACTAAAACTCTGCCTCTGTAAGATAATTGTGGTTGAATCCAGCTCCATCTCTTCAATCTTCCCAGTACCTTCTCAACTACTCCATCCCAGTTCTTTGTCATATATTGTTGGTTTCCAAAATAAATTCCAAGGATTTTCAATCCCTCTATATTCCAGTGGCACTGCTGTGGGAGATGAGGTGGAACTTCTTCTTCTTTCCACTGACCACAAAGTAATGCTTCTGTTTTGCTCCAATTTACCCTTGCTGAAGATGCTCTTTGAAAATAGTCCAAGCACTTGCTCAGTTGTAGGACATCTTCTTGAGATCTTATTAAAACCGTGACATCATCAGCGTAGGCAAGAAGCTTGACTGTAGTAACATCTGATATATTGGGATTTAGGACTGGAATACCTTGCAACCTATCTCTTAGAACTCTTAATAACGGTTCTATGGATATTACATATAAAAGTCCTGAGAGGCTACATCCTTGTCTTACACCTCTATGCACAGAAAAGGTTCTTGTTAAAGTTCCATTTATCTTCAGCATACTATAAACATCTGTATAAAGTATCTGGATCCATGAGGTGAAACGTTCTCCAAATCCAAAGGCTGACAAGGCACTAAAAAGATATCCATGATCGACTCTGTCGAATGCCTTTTCCTGGTCAAGCGACAAGAAGCCCACATCAAGTCCATATATCTCAGTAAGATGTAATAAATCACGCACAAGAAAAAGGTTATCAAAAATGGAACGTCTTGGAATGCAGTAAGACTGGTCTTCGTGGATTATTAAAGCCATGACCTTCTTCAAGCGATTTGTCAAAGcttttgaaagtattttataATCTATCCCCAAAAGAGAGATAGGGCGCCAGTTCTTCAAGAGTCCCAAATCTCCTTTCTTTGGCAATAACGTTATTACCGCTCTTCTACAACTGAGAGGAAGAATTCTTGACTTTTCACATTCGAGAAACACGGCATGTAGATCTGATCCAATCAATGACCATAAAGCTTTATAAAATTCAGAGGTCAGACCATCCAGACCTGGAGATCGTCCAGCAGACTGTTGTTTAACAGCCTCGCTCAACTCTTCAAGTGAAAGTGGCTTTTCTAATTGTATCTTCTCATCTTCACTCAATTTTGGAATTCCAGTGAGAAAAAATTCTGTTGCTTCAGAATCACAAGGTTGAGCACTATAAAGTTCCTCATAAAAAGACAAGACTTGTGAAAtgatttctcttttttctgttgtcTCTCTTCCATCAGGTAATTTAAGATGGCTGATTAACTTCTTTTCTCGAACCTTTTTCtccaaagaaaaaaagaatgatGTTGAAGAGTCCATGCTATTAAGCTGAGTGAATCTTTTTTGTACTATTCTCCCTTGATCTCTTTCTTCATGCAGGTTTTTCAGGAGAAAATTATATTGTGCAAGCAAATCCACACTCGTTCCACCTCTTTCGCTTATGGAACTATTCAGTCTCATAATTTCTTGCTCCAGCTGTTCTATTTTCTTCTGAGTttcttttgtgttgttttttgcatATTGATGACAAAAagactgaatttgaattttgcCAATGTCCCACCACTGACTTAGGGACTTAaactctgtctttctctctctccatgCTCTCCAGAAGAAAGTGAATAAATGCATAAACGTACGGTCTTGTAACAAACCATTATTAAAATACcaataagattttaaaaaagtactcGATACTGTCACTATAACTGAAACATAAAAATGATCGGAAATTGGTGTAGGACTAATTTTACTATTAAAAAACGATCCCCTTTGACATTTCTGAACATATATCCTATCTAATCTAGCCCCTGATATTATATTGGAATTCATTTTCAGCCATGTGTACTGCCTAGATTTAGGAAAAGATTCACGCCACACATCTACAAGCGAATGAAACATTATAACTTTCTTAAGAGCTCCTGCTGAATTAGGATGTGGTTCATCATGATTCCTATCAACTGTATGATCAAGGGTACAATTAAAATCTCCAGCCACAATAATTTGGTTATCTCGAGGAATATTAATTATAGCATCATgtaattttttaaagaataaaacTCGTTCATACCCAACATTGGGAGCATATACATTAATAAAGGAAAAAGACAGATTTTGCAGAATAATATCCACCCGCTGCATTCTTCCAGGAATAATCTCTATCATATTGGAAGCGTTTCCCTGGACACTTTCCGATATGAGCACAGCTACCCCAGCACTCGCACTGGAGCCATGGCTAAGGAAACTCTGTCCTTTCCATTCACCTAGCCATTCTGCCTGGTTAAaaacatctgtgtgtgtttcttgTAAAAAAGTCACACTTGACTTTTTAAAAGCCAAAAATTTAAAGAGAGCAGTTCTCTTTTCTTTATTACGACATCCATTTACATTTAAGGATCCAATATTTATGGATGTCATAATTTCTTAATGCAGCGAGTGACCTCTGCACAAACCTGTCCTTTACAAAAAACTAATAACTACTTTTTTTCATATCCTGATGAATCATCTTCTTTACTTTAGTGATTATTTTTTTGAGACGATACCGTTTTTGTCTACTAAACTCCTCAACTGTTGCATTTATCATTACATCTCTGCAAGACACTAAAAATCTTTTCAAATCTGGAAAAAACAATTCAATTTGTGGATTTCGTGCACCTTTAGTTTCATCAAGAAAGACACTAATCTCTCTTGCAGAATAGAGTTTTCCTTCACAGCTACTCAATTCTGAAGTACCTGTTTGAGAATCATTGTCTCCAAATTCAAAAACACTCCCTACACTCTCACATTCATCAGAATCACTATCAGACCTATTAACACCAGAGCCAGCTGTGAATGACTGACTACAATTTTCATTTACTTCATCTGATATATTGTCAATTTTGTCATTTGCTTCAACATACTCCATCGCTAGATCTTCATCTTCTCTATGTTTAGATGTAGAAGGCACTTCCTGCGCTTCTATATTCTCCTCTGCTACAGAATTATCACATACAGCGCCATCTACAGGCTGCTCAACTCCAATGTTTACATTATTTGTCTCATTACTACTGTCATTTTGCCCTACGTTAGTCTCAGCCTCTTTATTAGTCACTTCGTCAGCGGCTGTATCTTGTACACTATTTGGGGGGATTGTTTGTTTATCTGCCACAACGATTTCACGATCTTGTTTAGGACATGTCTGTCTGAGATGTCCATGTTCGCCACACAAAAAGCACCGCATATGATCTGAGCTGATAAAGATTGTATAATCTTTACCCTCTACCGCTATTTTTAGTACCAGATTCAACGGTTCATTTTGCGCGTTTGGTATCATATACGTGAAACGTCGGAAAGACATGACATGTTTAATATTTGGATTTTTGAGACCCAAAGGAATCATCTTAATTGGAGCGGTTAATTTTCCATACCGTTCGAGAATTTCTTTCAGAGTTTGTTCCTTTATGAATGGAGGTACATTTGAAAGTACAACTTTCTTAGAAGGATTTGACAAAGGCAAAACCGGCAAAAAGTTGTCATTCACAACAAGGCCTTTCTCTAACAGTTCATCGACCATTGAAACTTCTTTGAGAAATATAACCAGCGCTCTGTTCATTCTCGAGGCAGATTTAATGTTTAAACCACCGACCTGTTTGCTGATCGCGATCAAAACGTCCTCAATTGAAATGGAGTCATCCGGCGTGCACTTGCAACCGTGTTCGAGAGTCAAACGTGAAAAATCACCGCCTAACTCCATGCCTGCGCACAACGTTTGCGCTGACCGAAGTCAGCGCTCCAAAATAAATCTAAcaattttactttactttagATACAAATTATAATgttaagaaaaagaaaaaatacgCCAAAAAAATAACGTGCTCTAGTCCAAACACTCTCGCCGCTACCCACAAtcctcagagagagagagagagagagagagagagagattatttatatttagcataagttaaatatataattatatatggTATAAATTAATCTGTAGAGTTTTATCTTTGCTTGAATTGTTCTTTCATTCCTTCAGTGAATCAGGTCTCCACAGGAACACAAATGAAACATCAGATTAAACCTGCAGGAAACCACAAACCACGAAAGTGTGCTAAATACAGCTGAAGCTGAAGAGAGAAACTCTCGAGGACTGAGAGTGTCTGTTGATCAGTCTAATCTCCTGATGACAGTCACTGCTCATGTTCAGAGTTCAAGGCTTCATTCTGATGAAATGTgtcatataattataatatccTATATGAAACAAATAATCTCTTTATATGAAGAGCTTTTAACATTGAACAGCATTTAAATGTAATTCAGGGCTGTAACCACAGATATTGAGTCACCCTCGAGGCTTCAGCTTTAACTGTGAAAGAGAGTGAttcacatttcatacacaataagtgcatgaaaaggcaataataataataataatgctgcAAGCAGCGATGGCGGGCCCAAGCCTGTGGCACCGTTACCCAGGTGGCATCAGCATTTCAACAggagattattttttttaaatttgtaaaTTGAATATACCACATTTCCCGCAGCATCTGGTGACactatgaccacaagccacacccataatgtaatttaaatattgattaatTTTATTGTCACACaaatttgtatgtatgtatgatttAAACTTTACACCATCAGAATGCTGTAGTTTGCTGAAGGTATAGACGTACATAGACGTAATGGtgtttataccgtacaaactgtacattttatCCCCTTACATTGCCCCTGTCCTAAAAAAATAAGCCTACCTTTTTTTTACCTATTGAGACCTCAATTTAGGTAcccacagtgacacgagtccccatgagtaaATTCAGGTTGAAGACTTCATCAGGCTTGTAAAAcatgtacaaacacacacacagagggaagttttttttttttgcttgaaaacttatacaatactGCCCTCTATTGATGACTGAAGGGAGAGCGTGTAGGACTCTTGAAATATAGattaaatttattaaataaaataaatatattgatctgaaaaattgtttattaattttaaactcATCCAGGTTCCATTACCGAACATAAaatcttaatttaatttaaatcaaaCAATGATTTTACAAGATATGAGAcaatttgtttatattttttgtgCTGTTTTAATCATTCACTATGGCAACAACGTTTGATATATCCAATATCTGTTTGGATTTTAGCATCTTCCTTATATTTACTTCATGCTGtctgagtttggaggagattgaatgaatcggcTATGAGGAGAACGTAAAACCCAGAGCctgtttataattttttttcagattcaaaacaaatgatctgacttcctgttggtcaaagcta
It includes:
- the LOC137073726 gene encoding uncharacterized protein codes for the protein MQHTNREKYVCKTGADQCFPVINTNRAAEQKHGVHDVRSAGLLRVFIRELNDNDSGEYKITVKASEDYSFFSEFNLGIKKDDCCVKSISLSAAAGGSVNISCKYPQSHRSDVKFLCWRSGADLCAEETSVKESRRWRSEGKIQLYDDREEQLLTGSISHVTEQDSEYWCGVQSDQGHKSFITRLRITVTGSSLLIPLVLVLLVLIIAGLLFLFLYKKNQSQGRLFLSGGDSSSQTGPGNHEVVSDTGCDYANIKVTHKQLPTNPSDFSKCIDATVDKSTGDSQCCITSAEDLNYAVVNFLKTSDCPDSDSIRNNQDYSEYAAVNHLSA